From one Salvelinus alpinus chromosome 14, SLU_Salpinus.1, whole genome shotgun sequence genomic stretch:
- the LOC139538823 gene encoding transcription cofactor vestigial-like protein 3 isoform X1, producing the protein MSCLDVMFYQSYGAHYLPASSAAAAAAYKAAYYHHQQHQQQKKLGVYSSMQQDSQEQQCPGGRQQQQRGGGGGRLAGEQWVQRGLEGSGLRGCGGTGKDSQPAEAEYLSSRCVLFTYFHGDIGDVVDEHFSRALSQTSAFTGETKNSRTTPMHTSASVGLWKDSVSLSEAQCGSLSSSLWGGGYPSQTSPCLSVHPDFSPSPAAFHAPDSALWTGHILPQPSLPPTASLPDHWAYSRNPQTSASYTHAHNVYTHTHPHTHMHPHHTHPVIHPHLSHGPGLDPRFSPLLLPGVKTQSPLAHSPAGHSTHSNTHSSQSPGIHSGVKIEVEQASPSPNPPTLTPSAWPAALHTPLDIYDSGLDQDKVNTVWF; encoded by the exons ATGAGTTGTCTGGATGTGATGTTTTACCAGAGTTATGGAGCTCACTATCTCCCTGCGTCTtcagcagcagcggcagcagcctACAAAGCCGCATACTACCATCATCAACAGCATCAGCAGCAG AAGAAGCTGGGTGTGTACAGCAGCATGCAGCAGGACAGCCAAGAGCAGCAGTGTCCAGGGGGGAGACAACAACAGCAgcgtgggggaggaggggggagactggCTGGGGAGCAGTGGGTCCAACGGGGCCTGGAGGGTTCTGGGCTGAGGGGCTGTGGGGGTACTGGGAAGGACAGCCAGCCCGCTGAGGCAGAGTACCTGAGCTCCAGGTGTGTCCTGTTCACCTATTTCCATGGTGACATTGGGGATGTGGTGGATGAACATTTCTCTAGGGCTCTGAGCCAAACCAGTGCCTTCACTGGAGAGACCAAGAACTCTAGGACCACCCCCATGCACACCTCTGCCTCGGTTGGACTGTGGAAAG acAGTGTATCTCTCTCGGAGGCCCAGTGTGgttccctgtcctcctctctgtggGGTGGAGGTTACCCGTCCCAGACCAGCCCCTGTCTCTCCGTCCACCCAgacttctcccccagcccagcAGCCTTCCATGCCCCAGACAGTGCTCTGTGGACGGGCCACATTCTGCCCCAGCCCAGCCTCCCTCCTACAGCCTCTCTCCCAGACCACTGGGCCTACAGCCGCAACCCTCAGACCTCCGCCAGCTACACACACGCCCAcaatgtctacacacacacacaccctcacacacacatgcacccccACCACACCCACCCGGTCATACATCCCCACCTGTCCCATGGCCCAGGCCTAGACCCCAGGTTCAGCCCTCTGCTCCTGCCTGGTGTGAAGACTCAGAGTCCCCTAGCCCACAGCCCTGCTGGTCACagcacacacagtaacacacacagcagCCAGAGCCCAGGGATACATAGTGGTGTGAAGATAGAGGTGGAGCAGGCCAGCCCCAGCCCGAACCCCCCCACCCTGACCCCCTCAGCCTGGCCCGCAGCTCTACACACACCCTTGGATATCTACGACTCAG GTCTGGATCAGGACAAAGTCAATACTGTTTGGTTCTGA
- the LOC139538823 gene encoding transcription cofactor vestigial-like protein 3 isoform X2: MQQDSQEQQCPGGRQQQQRGGGGGRLAGEQWVQRGLEGSGLRGCGGTGKDSQPAEAEYLSSRCVLFTYFHGDIGDVVDEHFSRALSQTSAFTGETKNSRTTPMHTSASVGLWKDSVSLSEAQCGSLSSSLWGGGYPSQTSPCLSVHPDFSPSPAAFHAPDSALWTGHILPQPSLPPTASLPDHWAYSRNPQTSASYTHAHNVYTHTHPHTHMHPHHTHPVIHPHLSHGPGLDPRFSPLLLPGVKTQSPLAHSPAGHSTHSNTHSSQSPGIHSGVKIEVEQASPSPNPPTLTPSAWPAALHTPLDIYDSGLDQDKVNTVWF, translated from the exons ATGCAGCAGGACAGCCAAGAGCAGCAGTGTCCAGGGGGGAGACAACAACAGCAgcgtgggggaggaggggggagactggCTGGGGAGCAGTGGGTCCAACGGGGCCTGGAGGGTTCTGGGCTGAGGGGCTGTGGGGGTACTGGGAAGGACAGCCAGCCCGCTGAGGCAGAGTACCTGAGCTCCAGGTGTGTCCTGTTCACCTATTTCCATGGTGACATTGGGGATGTGGTGGATGAACATTTCTCTAGGGCTCTGAGCCAAACCAGTGCCTTCACTGGAGAGACCAAGAACTCTAGGACCACCCCCATGCACACCTCTGCCTCGGTTGGACTGTGGAAAG acAGTGTATCTCTCTCGGAGGCCCAGTGTGgttccctgtcctcctctctgtggGGTGGAGGTTACCCGTCCCAGACCAGCCCCTGTCTCTCCGTCCACCCAgacttctcccccagcccagcAGCCTTCCATGCCCCAGACAGTGCTCTGTGGACGGGCCACATTCTGCCCCAGCCCAGCCTCCCTCCTACAGCCTCTCTCCCAGACCACTGGGCCTACAGCCGCAACCCTCAGACCTCCGCCAGCTACACACACGCCCAcaatgtctacacacacacacaccctcacacacacatgcacccccACCACACCCACCCGGTCATACATCCCCACCTGTCCCATGGCCCAGGCCTAGACCCCAGGTTCAGCCCTCTGCTCCTGCCTGGTGTGAAGACTCAGAGTCCCCTAGCCCACAGCCCTGCTGGTCACagcacacacagtaacacacacagcagCCAGAGCCCAGGGATACATAGTGGTGTGAAGATAGAGGTGGAGCAGGCCAGCCCCAGCCCGAACCCCCCCACCCTGACCCCCTCAGCCTGGCCCGCAGCTCTACACACACCCTTGGATATCTACGACTCAG GTCTGGATCAGGACAAAGTCAATACTGTTTGGTTCTGA